One Corynebacterium yudongzhengii DNA window includes the following coding sequences:
- a CDS encoding HAD-IA family hydrolase: MQGLIVDYVGVLDGPEEDQKRWQRLLKEVKAKDIAVAILSNDPGGPEAEPIREWEYRGIVDAAVLSGEVGADKPDRAAFQAAADALGLPLSDCVMVDDGIYNVRAAVEYGMVGILHTAFDRTTVEIQTIFDIDGEF; the protein is encoded by the coding sequence ATGCAAGGTTTGATCGTCGACTACGTCGGTGTGCTCGACGGCCCCGAAGAGGACCAGAAGCGCTGGCAGCGCCTGCTTAAGGAGGTCAAGGCGAAGGACATCGCCGTGGCGATCCTCTCCAACGACCCCGGCGGCCCAGAGGCCGAGCCGATCCGCGAGTGGGAGTACCGCGGCATCGTCGACGCCGCCGTGCTCTCCGGCGAGGTGGGCGCCGACAAGCCGGATCGCGCCGCCTTCCAAGCCGCCGCGGACGCCCTCGGGCTGCCGCTGAGCGACTGCGTCATGGTCGACGACGGCATCTACAACGTCCGCGCCGCCGTCGAGTACGGGATGGTGGGCATCCTGCACACCGCGTTCGACCGCACCACCGTCGAGATCCAGACGATCTTCGACATCGACGGCGAGTTCTAG
- a CDS encoding DEAD/DEAH box helicase yields the protein MSRPRSLPANTSQAPTFAELGVAVEIVEALEARGITHTFAIQELTLPIALNGTDLIGQARTGMGKTLGFGVPLIDRVFDDAAIKELDGTPRALTVVPTRELALQVAEDLTMAAENTPVVVAAIFGGRPYEEQIEALKAGVDVVVGTPGRLLDLAHRGDLRLDEVAIFVLDEADRMLDMGFLPDIEKLLRLLNREHQTMLFSATMPGPILTLARSFMDRPLHIRAEDPGAATTHSTTKQVVFRSHRMDKSAVVTRILQARGRGKTIIFVRTKRSAAHLVEDLARRGFSVGAVHGDLGQAAREKSLEAFREGVIEILVATDVSARGIDVDDVTHVINYQPPDDPQTYIHRIGRTGRAGNTGTAVTLVGYDEMLKWQAINEENDLGKPDLPEWFSTSPELYEALDIPRNARDTVGPPRAVFASEPRRERR from the coding sequence GTGTCTAGACCTCGTTCACTACCGGCGAACACCTCACAGGCTCCTACCTTTGCCGAGCTCGGCGTGGCCGTCGAGATCGTCGAGGCATTGGAGGCTCGGGGCATTACCCACACGTTCGCGATTCAAGAGTTAACCCTGCCGATCGCCCTCAACGGGACCGACCTCATCGGCCAGGCGCGCACAGGCATGGGCAAGACCTTGGGCTTCGGGGTCCCACTGATCGACCGGGTTTTCGACGACGCCGCCATCAAAGAACTCGACGGCACCCCGCGCGCCCTTACGGTCGTGCCCACGCGCGAGCTCGCCCTCCAGGTGGCGGAGGATCTGACCATGGCTGCGGAGAACACCCCGGTTGTCGTCGCCGCGATCTTCGGCGGGCGCCCCTATGAGGAGCAGATCGAGGCGCTGAAGGCGGGTGTCGACGTGGTCGTCGGCACGCCCGGGCGTCTGCTCGATCTCGCGCACCGCGGGGATCTGCGCCTCGACGAGGTGGCCATCTTCGTGCTCGACGAGGCCGACCGGATGCTGGATATGGGCTTTTTGCCGGATATCGAGAAGCTTTTGCGCCTTCTTAACCGCGAGCATCAGACCATGCTGTTTTCGGCGACGATGCCGGGACCGATCCTCACCCTGGCCCGCAGTTTCATGGACCGCCCGCTGCACATCCGGGCCGAGGACCCCGGTGCGGCGACCACACATTCGACGACGAAGCAGGTCGTCTTCCGCTCGCACCGCATGGACAAATCCGCCGTGGTCACCCGTATTCTGCAGGCGCGCGGGCGGGGCAAGACGATCATCTTCGTACGCACCAAGCGCAGCGCCGCCCACTTGGTGGAGGATCTCGCCCGCCGCGGCTTCTCCGTCGGCGCGGTGCACGGCGACCTCGGCCAGGCCGCGCGCGAGAAGTCGCTGGAGGCTTTCCGCGAAGGCGTCATCGAGATCCTCGTGGCCACCGACGTCTCGGCGCGCGGCATTGACGTCGACGACGTCACCCACGTCATCAACTACCAGCCGCCGGACGACCCGCAGACCTACATCCACCGCATCGGCCGCACGGGCCGGGCGGGCAACACCGGCACCGCGGTCACCCTCGTCGGCTACGACGAGATGCTCAAGTGGCAGGCCATCAACGAGGAAAACGACCTGGGCAAGCCCGATCTTCCCGAGTGGTTTTCCACCTCCCCCGAGCTCTACGAGGCGCTCGACATCCCCCGCAACGCCCGCGATACGGTCGGCCCGCCGCGCGCGGTCTTCGCTTCCGAGCCTCGCCGCGAGCGTAGGTAG
- a CDS encoding sigma-70 family RNA polymerase sigma factor, with translation MDPAESDELTQRFNDEALPLLDQLYGGALRMTRNPQDAEDLLQETYLKAYRSFSSFKPGTNLKAWLYRIMTNTYINTYRKKQRQPAQTPTEDITDHQLYTTSSHDSTGLQSAEVEALENLPNDDIVAAMNQLSDDYRMVVYYADVEGLAYKEIAEIMDTPIGTVMSRLHRGRKQLRGLLKDVARDHGIGLEHPDMTADEKES, from the coding sequence ATGGATCCAGCGGAGTCCGATGAGCTGACGCAACGCTTCAACGATGAGGCGCTACCGCTTCTCGACCAGCTCTACGGCGGCGCCCTGCGCATGACCCGCAACCCCCAAGACGCCGAGGACCTGCTCCAAGAGACCTACCTCAAGGCCTACCGTTCCTTCAGTTCCTTCAAGCCGGGCACCAACCTCAAGGCGTGGCTGTACCGGATCATGACGAACACCTACATCAACACCTACCGGAAGAAACAACGCCAGCCAGCGCAGACGCCGACCGAGGACATCACCGACCACCAGCTCTACACCACGAGCTCCCACGACTCCACCGGCCTGCAATCCGCGGAAGTCGAGGCCCTCGAAAACCTGCCGAACGACGACATCGTCGCCGCGATGAACCAACTCTCCGACGACTACCGCATGGTCGTCTACTACGCCGACGTCGAGGGCCTGGCCTACAAAGAAATCGCCGAGATCATGGACACCCCCATCGGCACCGTCATGTCGCGACTGCACCGGGGAAGAAAACAGCTCCGAGGCTTGTTGAAGGACGTAGCAAGAGATCACGGAATCGGGCTCGAGCACCCCGACATGACCGCCGACGAGAAGGAGTCCTAG
- the aroA gene encoding 3-phosphoshikimate 1-carboxyvinyltransferase, with amino-acid sequence MNDFWPAPTVKDPISHTQLVPGSKSITNRALVIAAAAATPSTISGALISRDTELMAAALRTLGIGVEIDGHNISVIPAACLSPGAIECGLAGTVMRFVPPLAALADGEVSFTGDPQASKRPMSGTLEGLRALGVRVEGDALPFTLHGTGHVAGGAIEIDASGSSQFISGLLMAGSRYDSGLSITHRGEGLPSAPHIEMTVDMLRSAGVQVYAEDGSWHVSPGEYDGRDWVIEPDLSNATPFLAAAVVTAGTVTVPNWPEQTTQPGDEIRSILERMGAQVSLADGYLTVTGPDPDQLRGIDIDMGDIGELTPTVAALAALANSESHLRGIGHLRGHETDRLAALSAEISRLGGDISADEDSLHIRPAFLHGGEWYSYNDHRMATAGAILGLRVEGVGIENIATTSKTLPGFAEMWLEMLHG; translated from the coding sequence ATGAACGATTTCTGGCCTGCCCCCACAGTGAAGGACCCGATCAGCCATACACAGCTGGTCCCTGGGTCGAAGTCGATCACCAACCGTGCGCTGGTTATCGCCGCCGCGGCCGCGACACCATCGACCATTAGCGGTGCCCTCATCTCCCGTGACACCGAGCTCATGGCCGCTGCGCTGCGCACCTTAGGCATCGGGGTGGAGATCGACGGGCACAACATCTCCGTCATCCCCGCCGCCTGCCTGAGCCCCGGCGCGATCGAGTGCGGCCTTGCCGGCACCGTCATGCGTTTCGTGCCGCCGCTGGCCGCACTTGCCGACGGCGAGGTCTCCTTCACCGGCGACCCCCAGGCATCGAAGCGGCCGATGTCGGGAACCCTCGAGGGCCTGCGCGCGCTCGGGGTTCGTGTCGAGGGAGACGCCCTCCCCTTCACCCTCCACGGCACGGGTCACGTCGCGGGCGGCGCCATCGAGATCGACGCCTCCGGGTCCTCGCAGTTCATCTCCGGGCTGCTGATGGCCGGTTCGCGTTATGACTCGGGCCTGAGCATCACCCACCGCGGCGAGGGGCTGCCGAGCGCCCCGCACATCGAGATGACCGTCGACATGCTGCGCAGCGCCGGCGTGCAGGTCTACGCCGAGGACGGCAGCTGGCATGTCAGCCCCGGCGAGTACGACGGCCGCGACTGGGTCATCGAGCCGGATCTGTCGAACGCCACCCCGTTCCTCGCCGCGGCGGTGGTCACCGCCGGCACCGTCACCGTGCCGAACTGGCCGGAGCAGACGACCCAGCCGGGCGATGAGATCCGCAGCATCTTGGAGCGCATGGGCGCACAAGTTTCGCTTGCCGACGGCTACCTCACCGTCACCGGCCCAGATCCGGATCAGTTGCGCGGCATCGATATCGACATGGGCGATATCGGCGAGCTCACCCCCACCGTCGCAGCTTTGGCGGCCCTGGCGAACAGCGAGTCGCACCTGCGCGGTATCGGGCATCTGCGCGGGCACGAAACCGATAGGCTCGCCGCGCTGAGCGCCGAGATCTCGCGTTTGGGCGGCGACATCAGCGCCGACGAGGATTCCCTCCACATCCGCCCGGCCTTCCTGCACGGCGGAGAGTGGTATTCCTATAACGATCACCGCATGGCCACCGCGGGCGCGATCCTGGGGCTGCGGGTAGAGGGTGTGGGGATCGAGAACATCGCCACCACCTCTAAGACCCTGCCCGGTTTCGCCGAGATGTGGCTGGAGATGCTGCATGGCTAG
- a CDS encoding DUF3107 domain-containing protein, whose product MDIKIGFIDSPRELVINAQDNRDELVQRLTEGLRAKEEVVELTDSKGHTFLVNAPQVAYVEIGSANRPAVGFGGA is encoded by the coding sequence ATGGACATCAAGATCGGCTTTATTGACAGCCCCCGCGAGCTCGTGATCAACGCTCAGGATAACCGCGACGAGCTGGTCCAGCGCCTCACCGAGGGCCTGCGCGCCAAGGAGGAGGTCGTGGAACTGACCGACTCCAAGGGTCATACCTTCCTGGTCAACGCCCCGCAGGTCGCCTACGTCGAGATCGGTAGCGCCAACCGTCCGGCCGTCGGCTTCGGTGGCGCCTAA
- the rsgA gene encoding ribosome small subunit-dependent GTPase A gives MARRHWDESDVKIRPGKGSRPRTKDRPKHKDAKFGMVITKDRGRWGVVLDGREDAIVCMRARELGRTAIEVGDRVGVVGDTSGNPGTLARIVKLAERTSVLRRTADDTDAYERIVVANAEQLLIVSAVADPPPRAGFVERALVAAFVGNVRPVLCLTKSDLADPTPFAEEFADLEVPVIIAGINDDLAEVEKLVDGHVTALIGHSGVGKSTLVNRLVPEANRETGEVSGVGKGRHTSTQSVALRLPPPASGWIIDTPGIRSFGLAHVDADTVIGAFEDLEEATEDCPRGCSHVGPPADPECALDEIDPDSATGRRVVAVRKLLEALRSNNEWEM, from the coding sequence ATGGCTAGGCGCCACTGGGACGAATCGGATGTGAAGATCCGTCCCGGCAAAGGCTCCCGCCCGCGCACGAAGGATCGCCCGAAGCACAAGGATGCGAAGTTCGGGATGGTCATCACGAAAGACCGCGGCCGCTGGGGCGTGGTCCTCGACGGCCGCGAGGACGCCATCGTGTGCATGCGCGCCCGCGAGCTCGGGCGCACCGCGATCGAGGTGGGCGATCGCGTCGGGGTCGTCGGCGATACCTCCGGCAACCCCGGCACGTTGGCGCGCATCGTGAAACTCGCCGAGCGCACCTCGGTGCTGCGCCGCACCGCCGATGACACGGATGCGTATGAGCGCATTGTCGTCGCCAACGCCGAGCAGCTGCTCATCGTCTCCGCTGTCGCCGATCCCCCGCCGCGCGCCGGTTTCGTGGAGCGAGCGCTGGTGGCGGCGTTCGTCGGCAATGTGCGCCCGGTGCTGTGCCTCACCAAATCCGACCTGGCCGATCCCACGCCCTTCGCCGAGGAGTTCGCGGACCTCGAGGTCCCGGTGATCATCGCGGGTATCAATGACGATCTCGCGGAGGTCGAAAAGCTTGTCGACGGCCACGTCACCGCCCTCATCGGCCACTCCGGGGTAGGCAAGTCCACGCTGGTCAACCGGCTGGTTCCGGAGGCGAACCGGGAAACCGGCGAGGTCTCGGGCGTGGGCAAGGGTCGACACACCTCGACCCAGTCGGTGGCGCTGCGGCTGCCGCCGCCGGCGAGCGGGTGGATCATCGACACCCCCGGCATCCGGTCTTTCGGGCTGGCGCACGTGGACGCCGATACCGTCATCGGTGCCTTCGAGGACCTCGAGGAGGCCACCGAAGACTGCCCGCGCGGCTGCTCCCACGTCGGCCCGCCGGCGGATCCGGAGTGCGCGCTCGACGAGATCGACCCGGATTCCGCCACCGGCCGGCGCGTGGTGGCGGTGCGCAAGCTGTTGGAGGCGCTGCGCTCCAACAACGAGTGGGAGATGTAA
- a CDS encoding 50S ribosomal protein bL37 — protein MSKRGRKRKDRRKKKANHGKRPLA, from the coding sequence ATGAGCAAGCGAGGCCGCAAGCGCAAGGACCGTCGCAAGAAGAAGGCGAACCACGGCAAGCGTCCGCTCGCCTAA
- the secA gene encoding preprotein translocase subunit SecA: MFGLSKLLRVGEGRTVKRYDKMAEQVLELEDEYAELSDADLKAKTEEFRARLADGDGLNDILLDAFATAREASWRVLGQKHFKVQVMGGAALHFGSVAEMKTGEGKTLTSVLPAYLNALAGKGVHIVTVNDYLAKRDAEMMGRVHRWLGLEVGVINPEMRPAERKKAYAADITYGTNNELGFDYLRDNMTRSLKDIVQRGHHYAIVDEVDSILIDEARTPLIISGPVDGSSQFFHVFAKLAPRLRQGQHYEVDTRKRTVGVTEEGVEFVEDQLGIDNLYAPEHSQLVSYLNNALKAKELFTRDKDYIVRDGEVQIVDGFTGRILKGRRYNEGMHQAIEAKEGVEIKKENQTLASVTLQNYFRMYDKLAGMTGTAETEAAELNGIYGLDVVAIPTNRPNQRIDHPDIIYKTQEAKFSAVVDDIAEHVEKGQPVLVGTTSVERSEYLSNLLTKRGVDHKALNAKHHEEEGRIIASAGLPGAVTVATNMAGRGTDIVLGGNPEVLLDAKLKEQGLDPFEDEERYQEAWDEQLPIAKERSKKRGDEAREAGGLYVLGTERHESRRIDNQLRGRSGRQGDAGETRFYLSMRDELMVRFVGQSMEQMMNRLNVPDDVPIESKMVSNSIKGAQSQVESQNYEMRKNVLKYDEVLNEQRKVVYGERRSILESADLKDNVRRMIDQTIDAYVDGATAVGYVEDWDLDSLWQALDQLYGPTVSPQELIDSEDYGTAGELTDSQLAQALKDDAHAAYDRLEEQVSAIGGEKQMRNVERMVILPIIDTKWREHLYEMDYLKEGIGLRAMAQRDPLVEYQKEGGDLFNAMNDAVKEETVRQLFLLRKQFEKQEDQSEQASAPVEQA; this comes from the coding sequence GTGTTTGGACTTTCCAAGCTGCTCCGTGTCGGTGAAGGCCGCACGGTCAAACGCTACGACAAGATGGCCGAACAGGTCTTGGAGCTGGAGGACGAGTACGCGGAGCTCTCCGATGCCGACCTCAAGGCGAAGACCGAAGAGTTCCGCGCCCGTCTTGCCGATGGCGACGGCCTCAACGACATCCTGCTGGACGCTTTCGCTACGGCGCGGGAGGCGTCGTGGCGTGTGCTCGGCCAGAAGCACTTCAAAGTTCAGGTCATGGGTGGCGCCGCGTTGCACTTCGGTTCCGTCGCGGAGATGAAAACCGGTGAGGGTAAGACCCTGACGTCGGTGTTGCCGGCGTATCTCAACGCACTGGCGGGCAAGGGCGTGCACATCGTGACGGTGAATGATTACCTCGCGAAGCGTGACGCCGAGATGATGGGCCGTGTCCACCGCTGGTTGGGCCTCGAGGTGGGCGTCATCAACCCGGAGATGCGCCCGGCCGAGCGCAAGAAGGCCTACGCCGCCGACATCACCTACGGCACGAACAACGAGCTGGGCTTCGACTACCTGCGCGACAACATGACCCGCAGCCTGAAGGATATCGTCCAGCGGGGGCATCACTACGCCATCGTCGACGAGGTGGACTCGATTCTTATCGACGAAGCCCGCACCCCCTTGATCATCTCCGGGCCGGTGGACGGCTCGTCGCAGTTCTTCCACGTCTTCGCCAAGCTCGCGCCGCGTCTGCGCCAGGGCCAGCACTATGAGGTCGATACCCGTAAGCGCACCGTCGGCGTGACCGAGGAGGGCGTCGAGTTCGTCGAGGACCAGCTCGGCATCGACAACCTCTATGCCCCGGAGCACTCGCAGCTCGTGTCTTACCTCAACAACGCGCTGAAGGCGAAGGAGCTGTTTACCCGCGACAAGGACTACATCGTCCGCGACGGCGAGGTCCAGATCGTCGACGGCTTTACCGGCCGCATCCTCAAGGGCCGCCGCTACAACGAGGGCATGCACCAGGCCATCGAGGCCAAAGAGGGCGTGGAGATCAAGAAGGAGAACCAGACGCTCGCGTCGGTGACCCTGCAGAACTACTTCCGCATGTACGACAAGCTGGCGGGCATGACCGGTACCGCCGAGACCGAGGCCGCCGAGCTCAACGGCATTTATGGCCTCGATGTCGTCGCCATCCCGACCAACCGTCCGAACCAGCGCATCGACCACCCGGACATCATCTACAAGACCCAGGAGGCGAAGTTCTCCGCGGTGGTCGATGACATCGCCGAGCACGTCGAGAAGGGCCAGCCGGTGCTCGTCGGCACCACCTCCGTCGAGCGCTCGGAATACCTCTCCAACCTGCTGACCAAGCGCGGCGTCGACCACAAGGCGCTCAACGCGAAGCACCACGAGGAAGAGGGCCGCATCATCGCCTCGGCCGGGCTGCCGGGCGCGGTGACCGTCGCCACCAACATGGCCGGCCGCGGCACCGACATCGTCCTGGGCGGCAACCCCGAGGTCCTTCTGGATGCCAAGCTCAAGGAGCAGGGACTGGATCCCTTCGAGGACGAGGAGCGCTACCAGGAGGCCTGGGATGAGCAGCTGCCCATCGCCAAGGAGCGCTCGAAGAAGCGTGGCGACGAAGCGCGCGAGGCCGGCGGCCTCTACGTGCTGGGTACGGAGCGCCACGAGTCACGGCGTATCGACAACCAGCTGCGCGGCCGTTCGGGTCGCCAGGGCGATGCCGGCGAGACCCGCTTCTATCTCTCCATGCGCGACGAGCTGATGGTGCGTTTCGTCGGCCAGTCGATGGAGCAGATGATGAACCGCCTCAACGTCCCGGATGACGTGCCCATCGAGTCGAAGATGGTCTCCAACTCGATCAAGGGCGCGCAGTCGCAGGTCGAGAGCCAGAACTACGAGATGCGTAAGAACGTGCTCAAGTACGACGAGGTGCTCAACGAGCAGCGCAAGGTCGTCTACGGCGAGCGCCGCTCCATCCTCGAATCCGCGGACCTCAAGGACAACGTGCGTCGCATGATCGACCAGACCATCGACGCCTATGTCGACGGCGCCACCGCCGTCGGCTACGTCGAGGACTGGGACCTCGACAGCCTCTGGCAGGCCCTCGACCAGCTCTACGGCCCGACGGTCAGCCCCCAGGAGCTCATCGACTCCGAGGACTACGGCACCGCCGGCGAGCTCACCGACAGCCAGCTCGCCCAGGCGCTCAAGGACGACGCGCACGCCGCCTACGACCGCCTCGAGGAGCAGGTCAGCGCCATCGGCGGCGAGAAGCAGATGCGCAACGTCGAGCGCATGGTGATCCTGCCGATCATCGACACCAAGTGGCGCGAGCACCTCTACGAGATGGACTACCTCAAGGAGGGCATCGGCCTGCGCGCCATGGCGCAGCGCGACCCGCTCGTCGAGTACCAGAAGGAAGGCGGCGATCTGTTCAACGCCATGAATGACGCCGTCAAGGAGGAAACCGTCCGCCAACTCTTCCTGCTGCGCAAGCAGTTCGAGAAGCAGGAAGACCAGAGCGAGCAGGCCTCCGCGCCCGTCGAGCAGGCCTAG
- a CDS encoding SOS response-associated peptidase, with protein sequence MCGRFVMFTTGEKLLGEIGALPGVQETHAPDGTPPERYNIAPTQQVGLVLYDGPVARFTPARWALLPHWKKDDSGPPLFNARAETVREKPSFRDAFQTQRGVMPLDGYYEWHVGENGKKQPYFVSLEGGEMLWAAALFSTGLDQLSCTMITTAAEVPMDWLHHRLPRFLEPSEVRQWCEGDADEAGELLTSAPTSLRERMRWQEADSAVGNVRNDHAGLMDAAESRLL encoded by the coding sequence ATGTGCGGACGCTTCGTGATGTTTACCACCGGAGAGAAACTCCTCGGCGAAATCGGCGCCCTGCCCGGCGTCCAGGAGACCCACGCGCCCGACGGCACCCCGCCTGAGCGCTATAACATCGCGCCCACCCAGCAGGTCGGCTTAGTGCTTTACGACGGGCCCGTGGCCCGCTTCACCCCCGCCCGCTGGGCACTGCTGCCACACTGGAAGAAAGACGACTCCGGCCCGCCGCTGTTTAACGCCCGGGCGGAGACGGTGCGCGAGAAACCGAGCTTTCGGGATGCGTTTCAGACCCAGCGCGGCGTGATGCCTTTGGACGGCTACTACGAGTGGCACGTCGGCGAGAACGGCAAGAAACAGCCCTACTTCGTCTCCCTCGAAGGTGGGGAGATGCTCTGGGCGGCAGCGCTGTTCTCGACGGGGTTGGATCAGCTCTCGTGCACCATGATCACCACGGCTGCGGAGGTGCCGATGGATTGGCTGCATCACCGGCTGCCCCGATTTCTCGAGCCCTCCGAGGTCCGGCAGTGGTGCGAAGGCGACGCCGACGAGGCCGGGGAGCTGTTGACGTCGGCGCCTACCTCGCTGCGTGAGCGCATGCGCTGGCAGGAAGCCGACAGCGCGGTGGGCAACGTGCGCAACGACCACGCCGGGCTCATGGACGCCGCCGAGTCGCGGCTGCTGTAG
- the rsrA gene encoding mycothiol system anti-sigma-R factor has protein sequence MSSEPCPCSCAHVQALICEIIDSDCSETRAAEIRAEISRCEECARRLESERAIRMLMRRCCSEETAPGYLRERITTQINIIRGR, from the coding sequence ATGTCCTCCGAACCGTGCCCCTGCAGCTGTGCGCACGTGCAGGCGCTGATCTGCGAGATCATCGATTCCGACTGCAGCGAGACCCGCGCCGCCGAAATCCGCGCCGAGATCTCCCGCTGCGAAGAATGCGCCCGGCGACTCGAAAGCGAACGCGCCATCCGCATGCTCATGCGCCGCTGCTGCAGTGAAGAAACCGCTCCCGGATACCTGCGTGAACGCATCACCACCCAGATCAACATCATCCGAGGGCGTTAG
- a CDS encoding WhiB family transcriptional regulator, protein MDWRHEAICRDQDPELFFPVGNSGPALAQIAQAKLVCNRCPVTNQCMKWAFETGQDAGVWGGLSEEERRSLKRANKRANKRARVSA, encoded by the coding sequence ATGGATTGGCGCCACGAAGCAATTTGCCGCGACCAGGACCCCGAGCTGTTCTTCCCGGTCGGTAACTCCGGCCCCGCCCTCGCCCAGATCGCACAGGCCAAGCTGGTCTGCAACCGCTGCCCTGTGACCAACCAGTGCATGAAGTGGGCCTTCGAAACTGGCCAGGACGCCGGCGTCTGGGGCGGCCTGTCCGAGGAGGAGCGCCGCTCCCTCAAGCGCGCCAACAAGCGTGCAAATAAGCGCGCCCGCGTCTCCGCTTAA
- a CDS encoding DUF6912 family protein → MRVYLPATFGMLAALRDDEVFTARSGWAFAVTPSLREFYHSGSEEEMEAVAFDNAAEASLRLLAVGDEEQFPHRRVVISADVKDAQATPNPDMIESVVKLSPAEIALADVAAIHIDIEESEEATAKAIEAIDASDLGDEDAALIVGDAQDNFLAFYDPSELPVLIDLL, encoded by the coding sequence ATGCGCGTCTATCTGCCCGCAACGTTCGGGATGCTTGCGGCCCTCCGCGATGACGAGGTGTTCACCGCCCGCAGCGGCTGGGCGTTCGCTGTGACGCCCTCGCTGCGCGAGTTCTACCACTCCGGCAGCGAGGAGGAGATGGAGGCCGTCGCCTTCGACAACGCCGCCGAGGCCTCGCTGCGCCTGCTCGCCGTAGGCGACGAGGAGCAGTTCCCGCACCGCCGCGTGGTCATCTCGGCGGATGTGAAGGATGCCCAGGCCACCCCGAACCCGGACATGATCGAATCGGTGGTCAAGCTCTCGCCGGCCGAGATCGCGCTCGCGGACGTCGCCGCGATCCACATCGACATCGAGGAATCCGAGGAGGCCACCGCGAAGGCCATCGAGGCGATCGACGCCTCCGATCTGGGCGATGAGGACGCCGCGCTTATCGTCGGCGACGCCCAGGACAACTTCTTGGCCTTCTACGACCCCTCCGAGCTGCCCGTGCTCATCGACCTGCTCTAG
- a CDS encoding DUF3152 domain-containing protein: MTPSETEQPESARTDESFLVRFAREYGWRAYAIPVLAVITIWLLADIALGGGDDATRADSAGDTTATQASEEANVPEPPADRGGGPDPANAGEMDLEPDELPPGGPFAQSGDKTYRVVGTPGASAGVGEEAVVRYVVEVENGVETAHYGGDEAVARLVDATLADPRGWTNDPAFRFEHVAEDENPNLRIRLTSADTTREMCGAEDFAVETSCRTTVTGESTVMLNDSRWSRGAQTFEGDIGSYRQYLINHEVGHAIGYADHVACGGDGELAPVMMQQTLSLNNAELNARAPHEVYPDRDETCRYNGWPYPQPGADPLPGAVPDEELQREAE; this comes from the coding sequence ATGACACCGAGCGAGACCGAGCAGCCAGAAAGCGCACGCACCGACGAGTCCTTCTTGGTTCGTTTCGCCCGCGAGTACGGCTGGCGTGCGTATGCCATCCCGGTGCTCGCGGTGATCACGATCTGGCTGCTGGCGGACATCGCGCTCGGTGGGGGTGACGACGCGACGCGGGCCGACTCTGCCGGCGACACCACCGCCACGCAGGCCTCGGAGGAGGCGAATGTGCCCGAGCCACCCGCCGATCGCGGCGGCGGGCCGGATCCGGCGAACGCGGGGGAGATGGACCTAGAGCCGGACGAGCTCCCGCCCGGGGGGCCTTTCGCACAGTCGGGGGATAAGACCTACCGGGTCGTGGGCACCCCGGGTGCCAGCGCGGGCGTGGGCGAGGAAGCCGTGGTCCGCTACGTGGTGGAGGTTGAAAACGGCGTCGAGACCGCCCACTACGGCGGCGACGAGGCCGTGGCCCGGCTTGTCGACGCCACGCTCGCCGACCCCCGCGGCTGGACCAATGACCCGGCGTTTCGTTTCGAACACGTCGCGGAAGATGAGAACCCCAATCTGCGTATCCGGCTGACCAGTGCGGATACCACCCGGGAGATGTGTGGCGCCGAGGACTTCGCCGTCGAGACCAGCTGTCGGACCACCGTGACCGGCGAGAGCACCGTGATGCTCAACGACTCGCGCTGGTCGCGCGGCGCCCAGACCTTCGAGGGCGATATCGGCTCGTATCGCCAGTACCTCATCAACCACGAGGTCGGCCACGCCATCGGCTATGCCGACCACGTCGCCTGCGGCGGCGACGGCGAGCTTGCCCCGGTGATGATGCAGCAGACCTTGAGCCTGAACAACGCGGAGCTCAACGCCCGCGCCCCGCACGAGGTCTATCCTGATCGCGATGAGACCTGCCGCTACAACGGCTGGCCCTACCCGCAGCCCGGCGCCGACCCGCTGCCCGGTGCCGTCCCCGACGAAGAACTGCAGCGCGAGGCAGAGTAG